One stretch of Arthrobacter polaris DNA includes these proteins:
- a CDS encoding amino acid permease, which yields MHQKAPAETSDLVQDVPSASLTAEDAGLHXGLKPRQIQMIAIGGAIGTGLFMGAGGRLAGAGPALMFSYAICGFFAFLILRALGELVIHRPSSGSFVSYAREFYGEKAAFVSGWLYWMNWAMTAIVDITAVALYMHFFAKYVPWIGGVPQWVWAFGALLLVLGLNLVSVKVFGELEFWFALIKVVALVSFLLIGTYFVIFGTPVAGQEVGFNLIMDNGGFFPNGLLPVVVVMQGVVFAYASIELIGTAAGETKNPXKIMPKAINTVIIRIAVFYVGSLVLLSLLLPYTAYKAGESPFVTFFGSIGVEGVDSIMNLVVLTAALSSLNAGLYSTGRILRSMSLAGSAPKFAAKLNKSGVPFGGILLTAAVAGLGVILNALVPSQAFEIVLNMAALGIIASWAMIVLCQLALYKLAXKGQAIRPAFRMFGAPYTGYLTLAFLLAVLVLMAFDSPVGTWTIASIIVIIPALMIGWYLSRGRINEIAASRDGNTGAHPLTAHHEMANAGRTVDDGLV from the coding sequence ATGCACCAGAAGGCACCTGCTGAAACATCTGATTTAGTTCAAGATGTGCCCAGCGCCTCGCTCACGGCAGAGGACGCTGGGCTACACAGNGGCTTGAAACCGCGCCAAATCCAAATGATCGCCATTGGTGGGGCCATTGGCACAGGGTTGTTTATGGGCGCCGGCGGACGCCTAGCAGGNGCGGGCCCGGCGCTGATGTTCAGCTACGCCATCTGCGGATTCTTTGCGTTCCTCATCCTGCGCGCGTTGGGCGAACTCGTCATCCACCGGCCGTCCTCNGGCTCGTTCGTGTCTTACGCGAGGGAATTTTACGGCGAGAAGGCGGCATTCGTCTCCGGCTGGTTGTACTGGATGAACTGGGCGATGACAGCGATCGTGGACATCACCGCCGTCGCCCTTTACATGCATTTCTTCGCCAAGTATGTGCCCTGGATCGGCGGCGTACCACAGTGGGTTTGGGCGTTTGGGGCGCTGCTGCTGGTCTTGGGGCTGAACCTTGTCTCCGTGAAGGTCTTTGGCGAGTTGGAGTTCTGGTTTGCGCTGATCAAGGTTGTGGCACTGGTGAGCTTTCTGCTCATCGGCACCTACTTTGTCATCTTCGGTACNCCCGTGGCTGGCCAGGAAGTGGGCTTCAACCTGATCATGGACAACGGCGGGTTCTTCCCCAACGGGCTGCTGCCGGTGGTGGTGGTCATGCAGGGTGTGGTGTTTGCCTACGCCTCCATTGAGCTGATCGGCACAGCAGCTGGAGAGACGAAAAATCCGGANAAGATCATGCCGAAGGCCATTAACACCGTGATTATCAGGATCGCAGTGTTCTATGTTGGCTCCTTGGTATTGCTGTCCTTGCTGCTTCCCTACACCGCATACAAGGCNGGGGAGAGCCCGTTTGTCACCTTCTTCGGCTCCATTGGGGTCGAGGGTGTGGATTCGATCATGAACCTTGTGGTGCTCACCGCTGCCCTTTCCTCGCTGAACGCGGGCCTCTATTCCACAGGGCGGATCTTGCGCTCCATGTCGCTGGCCGGCTCAGCACCGAAGTTTGCCGCGAAGCTGAACAAGAGTGGCGTTCCCTTTGGCGGTATCTTACTCACAGCGGCCGTGGCCGGGTTGGGCGTTATTTTGAACGCCTTGGTCCCGTCCCAAGCATTTGAAATTGTGCTGAACATGGCGGCATTGGGGATCATCGCCTCCTGGGCCATGATTGTGCTGTGTCAATTGGCCTTGTACAAACTGGCGAANAAGGGACAAGCAATTCGGCCAGCGTTCCGCATGTTTGGCGCACCTTACACGGGGTACCTGACCTTGGCTTTCCTTTTGGCGGTGCTGGTGTTGATGGCGTTCGATAGCCCCGTAGGAACCTGGACCATCGCCTCGATTATTGTCATCATTCCGGCGCTGATGATCGGCTGGTACCTTAGCCGCGGCCGTATCAATGAGATTGCGGCCAGCCGCGACGGTAACACCGGCGCTCACCCGTTAACTGCTCACCACGAGATGGCCAACGCAGGCCGCACTGTGGATGACGGTTTGGTATAG
- a CDS encoding YdcF family protein → MFSLFLAVMLACVYWYLHRKDKRMLRNGIVLVAACCFGLFGITELLAQRFPWTEWITLGLVTLTPLAVVVLAGFLITNGVIMIRREGRSLGNLLSLLAGIAILMLPLLVLLLAGTLNPFAIGLAALLFXLCSYFGVVXVVXLAYATVYGRTKHGAPPAAVVILGCQIIKGKVPPLLRSRLDKGLEVYAEAADTPPLLIPSGGQGPDESGPEGVAMAEYLVAAGALKCDVVAEDKARNTAENLVFSSSLAIEHERPGPIVVVTSNYHALRAALLTRKLGIDAEVVGAATARYFLPNAFLREFVAILQEHLKLHVLMCLPFLLMTAFLTSAIMVIKH, encoded by the coding sequence ATGTTCTCCTTGTTTCTGGCCGTAATGTTGGCGTGCGTCTACTGGTACCTGCACCGCAAGGACAAGCGCATGCTCCGCAACGGAATCGTCCTGGTGGCGGCCTGCTGTTTCGGCCTGTTCGGCATCACCGAACTGTTGGCCCAACGGTTCCCGTGGACCGAATGGATCACCTTGGGGCTCGTGACGCTCACGCCTCTCGCTGTGGTGGTTTTGGCAGGCTTCCTGATCACCAACGGCGTCATCATGATCCGCCGTGAGGGCCGAAGTCTTGGCAACCTGCTCTCTTTGTTGGCCGGGATCGCGATTCTGATGCTGCCGCTTCTGGTGCTCTTGCTGGCGGGCACGTTGAACCCGTTTGCCATTGGGTTGGCGGCACTGCTGTTTNTCCTGTGTAGCTATTTTGGTGTTGTTNTTGTGGTTNTTCTGGCCTACGCCACGGTTTACGGACGGACGAAGCACGGCGCACCACCTGCTGCAGTGGTCATTTTGGGCTGCCAAATCATCAAGGGCAAGGTCCCGCCGTTGCTACGCTCTCGTCTTGATAAGGGTTTGGAAGTGTACGCGGAGGCAGCTGATACCCCGCCACTACTGATTCCCTCCGGCGGCCAAGGCCCTGACGAATCCGGCCCCGAAGGTGTTGCCATGGCCGAATACTTGGTGGCTGCCGGGGCCCTGAAATGTGACGTCGTCGCCGAAGACAAAGCCCGGAACACGGCAGAGAACCTGGTCTTTTCTTCATCGCTGGCGATCGAGCACGAACGGCCCGGACCAATAGTGGTGGTCACCAGTAACTACCATGCCTTGCGCGCAGCCCTGCTAACTCGAAAGCTGGGCATCGATGCGGAAGTGGTGGGGGCTGCGACGGCCCGGTATTTTCTCCCTAATGCCTTCTTGCGCGAGTTCGTGGCTATCTTGCAAGAGCACCTGAAATTGCATGTCTTGATGTGTCTGCCATTTCTTCTCATGACAGCGTTTCTGACATCCGCCATCATGGTGATTAAACACTAG
- a CDS encoding FMN reductase, translated as MQQKIVVLSAGLAVPSTTRMLADQMGAEVQRDLVKXGITAVLDVIELRDFATDIANNMVTGYAGPALADVLKRLGAADAIIAVTPTFSASYSGLFKSXFDVLEPKFLDGMPVLFGATGGSSRHSLVLEMAIRPLFSYLRARTMPTAIYASPEDWGGSGVDTLEHRIGQGAGELAAVLSASFQGSTTPDYGAAESNGAAGPXGGDGFCGHQERRAQREIANMTSLPFEELLAQTRRR; from the coding sequence GTGCAACAGAAAATCGTGGTTCTCTCGGCCGGCCTGGCAGTGCCATCCACAACCCGTATGCTCGCGGATCAGATGGGCGCCGAGGTTCAAAGGGACTTGGTCAAGAGNGGGATCACCGCTGTCTTAGATGTTATTGAGCTGCGTGATTTTGCCACCGACATCGCCAACAACATGGTCACCGGTTATGCCGGTCCGGCCTTGGCCGACGTCCTGAAAAGGCTCGGCGCCGCAGATGCCATAATCGCGGTGACACCCACCTTCAGCGCCTCCTACTCGGGGCTCTTCAAGTCATTNTTTGACGTCCTCGAGCCGAAATTCCTGGACGGCATGCCTGTCCTGTTCGGGGCCACGGGTGGTTCGTCGCGGCATTCGTTGGTATTGGAAATGGCCATTCGTCCGCTCTTTAGTTACCTGCGTGCCCGTACCATGCCCACCGCCATTTACGCCTCGCCTGAGGATTGGGGTGGCTCCGGAGTAGACACGCTTGAGCACCGTATTGGGCAAGGAGCCGGTGAACTTGCAGCCGTCCTCAGCGCAAGTTTTCAGGGAAGCACGACGCCGGACTACGGCGCTGCGGAATCGAACGGTGCCGCTGGGCCANNGGGTGGGGACGGATTCTGCGGACACCAGGAAAGACGAGCCCAGCGTGAGATTGCGAACATGACCTCACTGCCCTTTGAGGAATTGCTGGCGCAAACCCGCCGTCGTTAA
- a CDS encoding TetR/AcrR family transcriptional regulator — protein MEAGIDVFGTQGYMGTKIKTLCQSAGLSERXFYESFESREELLTVVYDHLASAMLESVKAAFKAPAKDLMESVKAGMAEVVNFMLTDPRHARIILVEIVGVSPELEAKRHQSLNNFADVVLNQLLLLSGTNPREAHEHLATHPEDQALAAVLAFARLTAVSVVGGVQNMLRDSLLSGTVHNTEAILEVSCQLLNNASLGIRSLTAK, from the coding sequence ATCGAGGCGGGGATTGATGTCTTTGGCACGCAAGGGTACATGGGCACAAAAATCAAGACGCTGTGCCAAAGCGCTGGCTTGAGCGAACGTTANTTTTATGAGTCCTTCGAGTCCCGNGAAGAACTTCTCACCGTGGTGTATGACCATTTGGCCTCAGCCATGTTGGAGTCAGTCAAGGCAGCTTTCAAGGCGCCGGCCAAGGATCTGATGGAGTCGGTCAAGGCGGGGATGGCTGAGGTAGTGAACTTCATGCTCACAGATCCACGCCACGCCAGAATTATCTTGGTGGAGATTGTGGGAGTTTCTCCTGAATTGGAGGCCAAACGTCACCAATCCCTGAATAATTTTGCTGACGTGGTCCTTAACCAGCTGCTGCTACTGAGCGGGACTAATCCNCGGGAAGCACATGAACATCTGGCCACGCATCCAGAGGACCAGGCGTTGGCTGCGGTTTTGGCCTTTGCCAGGCTGACAGCTGTGTCCGTTGTGGGCGGGGTGCAGAACATGCTGCGGGATTCCTTGCTCAGTGGCACCGTGCACAATACTGAGGCCATTCTTGAGGTGTCCTGCCAGCTGCTCAACAACGCCTCNTTGGGGATCCGCTCCCTGACAGCGAAGTAA
- a CDS encoding glycoside hydrolase family 2 TIM barrel-domain containing protein, with protein sequence MNLLPSPTNLAASPYDSVMELTNPGPGTGGMLPRAHVASGLPTLSLNGNWRFHYSESLAAAIGIEAEAFDDAAWDTLAVPSSWNFHGYGAPAYTNVQFPFPLDPPYVPAANPVGDHRLTFDAAGRFLXGAVLRFDGIDNAGTLWLNGQLLGTTRGSKLVHEFDVSGILRAGANVLVVRVAQFSASSYLEDQDAWWLPGIFRDVTLLAQPQASVQDVFVHAGYTAEGTGTLRVEIDPPLPDVVATMTGLGFSEVLEFTEQTFDEQRGTAGISATFDVGQVQPWNAESPTLYELTLATPLQSVRLKVGFRSITVEDAQIKLNGKPLLFRGVNRHEHNPDLGRAVPREQMFNELCLMKAHNINAIRTAHYPPHPVLLELADELGFYVIDECDYETHGFEDGNWAGNPSQEPHYREALLDRMVRTVERDKNHPAVIMWSLGNEAGKGENLRAMAAWTKERDPERLVHYEGDWAXPYVDVYSRMYAKPAEVEAIGRQEEDPLADSAQDERRRNLPFILCEYVHAMGNGPGGLQEYQDLFDTYPRLQGGFVWEWIEHGIRQHTPDGEAYFAYGGDFGEAVHDGNFVIDGMISADLQPRPGLLDYXKVVEPLAMVVSADWHELAIHNKYDFLDTAHLAYSWVVAGPDGTVAAGTLEVLVTAAGAKTVVELPQEIAQEWAPERVLTISAALAHQTPWAPAGHEIAWTQQGQPHAPQVQVQGTAEAVVANGSLRFGPAVFSLASGELSEFKSVPVNGPRLTLWRSPTDNDNGKDHALPGSPRAATTWEAAGLPLLQGRLQSMTCRDGQLAVRVRYGVPVARQHVDVEYVWRTDGTLLELSAQITPSAGXGLDWPRVGFDFELPGEFSQASWTGYGPGQKYPDTGMAAQHGWFSASMEELQVPYVRPQESGARAGVSNLELATEQDGGQGLCFQGEDFSFTLRPVSQQVLSAANHTPDLVADGISYLTLDAAVHGIGTASCGPGVLPEYQLAPAPLAFRWSFPRNSGSSAGLFP encoded by the coding sequence GTGAACCTGCTGCCTTCGCCCACCAACCTTGCCGCAAGCCCCTATGATTCGGTCATGGAGCTCACCAACCCCGGACCTGGAACAGGTGGCATGCTCCCGCGGGCCCATGTGGCTAGCGGGCTGCCAACTCTTTCGCTCAACGGCAACTGGCGTTTCCACTACTCNGAATCGCTGGCAGCGGCTATTGGCATTGAGGCCGAAGCGTTCGACGACGCAGCCTGGGACACCCTGGCCGTCCCCTCGAGTTGGAATTTCCACGGCTATGGTGCCCCGGCCTATACGAACGTGCAGTTTCCGTTCCCGCTGGATCCGCCGTATGTTCCGGCCGCCAATCCTGTNGGGGACCACAGGCTCACCTTTGATGCTGCNGGCCGATTTTTGCANGGGGCGGTGCTGCGTTTTGACGGGATCGATAACGCAGGAACGCTGTGGCTTAACGGTCAGCTGCTGGGCACCACACGCGGCTCAAAGCTGGTGCACGAATTTGATGTCAGCGGCATTCTTCGAGCCGGCGCCAACGTGTTGGTGGTGCGCGTGGCCCAATTTTCCGCCTCAAGCTATCTAGAAGATCAAGATGCGTGGTGGCTGCCGGGGATTTTCCGCGATGTGACCCTACTGGCCCAGCCGCAGGCATCCGTTCAGGACGTGTTTGTGCACGCCGGCTACACCGCCGAGGGTACAGGGACGCTCCGGGTGGAGATCGATCCGCCGCTGCCGGACGTGGTGGCCACAATGACCGGACTCGGTTTCAGCGAGGTGCTGGAATTTACCGAACAGACGTTTGATGAACAGCGCGGCACCGCGGGTATTTCGGCAACATTTGACGTGGGTCAGGTGCAGCCGTGGAATGCGGAGTCGCCTACTTTGTATGAGCTGACCCTCGCCACACCNCTGCAGAGCGTGCGCCTGAAAGTGGGTTTTCGTTCCATCACCGTTGAAGATGCCCAGATCAAGCTCAATGGGAAGCCGCTGCTGTTCCGCGGNGTGAACAGGCATGAGCACAACCCGGATCTAGGCCGCGCCGTGCCACGTGAGCAGATGTTCAACGAACTATGCCTGATGAAGGCCCACAACATCAACGCGATCCGTACCGCCCACTACCCGCCGCATCCTGTGCTGTTGGAGCTGGCCGATGAGCTGGGATTCTACGTCATCGACGAATGTGACTATGAAACCCACGGCTTTGAGGACGGCAATTGGGCAGGGAACCCCAGCCAGGAGCCCCACTACCGGGAGGCGTTGCTGGACCGGATGGTGCGCACGGTTGAACGGGACAAGAACCACCCTGCNGTGATCATGTGGTCGCTGGGTAATGAAGCTGGCAAGGGCGAAAACCTGCGGGCTATGGCGGCGTGGACTAAGGAACGCGATCCAGAACGCCTGGTGCACTACGAAGGGGACTGGGCCTGNCCCTACGTGGACGTGTATTCACGCATGTACGCCAAGCCGGCAGAAGTTGAAGCGATTGGCCGCCAGGAAGAGGACCCGCTGGCGGACTCAGCACAAGATGAGCGCCGGCGAAACCTGCCCTTCATCTTGTGCGAGTACGTCCATGCCATGGGCAATGGCCCCGGCGGGCTGCAGGAATACCAGGACCTCTTTGATACGTACCCGCGTCTGCAAGGCGGCTTTGTATGGGAATGGATTGAGCACGGCATCCGCCAGCATACGCCCGATGGTGAGGCGTACTTTGCCTACGGTGGCGATTTTGGTGAGGCCGTTCACGACGGCAACTTTGTCATTGACGGCATGATCTCAGCTGATCTTCAGCCGCGTCCGGGCCTGCTGGATTACAANAAGGTGGTGGAGCCGCTGGCCATGGTGGTCTCCGCCGACTGGCACGAACTAGCCATCCACAACAAATACGATTTCCTGGACACCGCACACCTTGCCTACAGCTGGGTAGTTGCCGGGCCCGACGGCACGGTGGCAGCTGGCACGCTCGAGGTGCTGGTGACAGCGGCAGGCGCCAAAACCGTCGTCGAACTTCCNCAGGAGATTGCCCAGGAGTGGGCGCCGGAGCGGGTCCTGACCATCAGCGCCGCGCTGGCACACCAGACGCCGTGGGCCCCGGCCGGCCATGAGATTGCGTGGACGCAGCAGGGGCAGCCTCACGCGCCGCAAGTGCAGGTACAGGGCACCGCAGAGGCCGTGGTTGCGAATGGAAGCCTGCGCTTTGGTCCGGCCGTATTCAGCCTGGCAAGCGGTGAATTGAGCGAGTTCAAGTCCGTGCCCGTCAATGGGCCGCGGCTGACGCTATGGCGTTCGCCCACCGACAATGACAACGGCAAGGACCATGCGCTGCCGGGCTCACCNCGCGCCGCCACCACCTGGGAAGCTGCCGGGCTGCCNCTGTTGCAGGGACGCCTGCAGTCAATGACGTGCCGCGACGGCCAGCTGGCCGTGCGGGTGCGCTACGGTGTGCCGGTGGCTCGCCAGCATGTGGATGTCGAGTATGTGTGGCGCACCGACGGGACGCTGCTGGAACTGAGTGCGCAGATCACCCCGAGCGCCGGTTGNGGGTTGGATTGGCCGCGTGTGGGCTTTGACTTCGAGCTACCGGGCGAGTTTTCCCAGGCCAGCTGGACGGGATACGGGCCGGGGCAAAAGTACCCCGACACGGGTATGGCTGCACAGCATGGCTGGTTCAGCGCGTCCATGGAGGAATTGCAGGTGCCATACGTACGGCCGCAAGAAAGTGGCGCACGTGCCGGGGTGTCCAACCTTGAACTGGCCACGGAGCAAGATGGTGGGCAGGGGCTTTGCTTCCAGGGCGAGGACTTCTCGTTCACGCTCAGGCCCGTCTCACAGCAGGTCTTGAGCGCAGCGAACCACACNCCTGACTTGGTGGCGGACGGGATCAGCTACCTGACATTGGATGCTGCGGTGCACGGTATTGGGACGGCATCGTGCGGACCCGGTGTGCTGCCTGAGTACCAGCTGGCGCCGGCGCCGCTGGCTTTCAGGTGGTCATTTCCTAGGAACTCAGGCAGCAGTGCTGGTTTATTTCCCTAG
- a CDS encoding SDR family NAD(P)-dependent oxidoreductase, whose translation MTRTVVITGASDGIGAAAAKMLAYPGDTLVVVGRSAEKTKAIAQELECDYYLADFTELAQVRQLAADLAQKYPRIDVLANNAGGIMGQREVTADGHEKTFQVNHLAPFLLTTLLIEKLVADRATVINTSSAAHKLMAKFNIDDLDAEQHYSPNAAYGNAKLANILFTKELDRRYGDHGVNAVAFHPGVVATSFAADSTSPMRHAXQGLLRRFLLSSEQGADTLLWLATSIAGEDWTPGEYYVKRKIAKTSALAQDAELARQLWERSATMVGLNV comes from the coding sequence ATGACGCGAACAGTTGTTATTACCGGGGCAAGTGATGGCATTGGGGCGGCTGCTGCNAAAATGCTTGCTTATCCCGGNGACACCCTGGTGGTGGTAGGACGCTCTGCGGAGAAAACCAAGGCGATTGCCCAAGAGTTGGAATGCGATTATTACCTTGCCGATTTCACCGAGCTGGCGCAGGTGCGCCAGTTGGCGGCGGATTTGGCGCAAAAGTACCCTCGCATTGACGTCCTGGCCAACAACGCTGGCGGTATCATGGGCCAACGCGAGGTCACAGCGGATGGGCATGAAAAGACGTTTCAGGTGAACCACTTGGCCCCGTTTCTTCTCACCACGCTGCTGATTGAGAAGCTGGTGGCAGACCGTGCCACCGTCATCAACACCTCAAGTGCCGCCCATAAACTCATGGCCAAGTTCAACATTGATGATCTTGACGCCGAGCAGCATTACAGCCCCAACGCGGCATACGGCAACGCCAAGCTGGCAAATATCCTCTTCACCAAGGAATTGGACCGGCGGTATGGGGACCACGGAGTGAACGCCGTCGCCTTCCATCCNGGGGTGGTGGCTACAAGTTTTGCCGCCGATTCAACATCGCCCATGCGCCACGCATANCAGGGTCTGCTACGCAGGTTCTTGCTTTCCTCCGAGCAAGGAGCTGACACGTTGCTATGGCTCGCTACCAGCATCGCTGGGGAAGATTGGACGCCNGGGGAGTATTACGTCAAGCGTAAAATCGCCAAAACAAGTGCGCTGGCGCAGGATGCGGAACTGGCCCGGCAGCTGTGGGAGCGAAGTGCCACCATGGTGGGACTCAACGTATAA
- the idi gene encoding isopentenyl-diphosphate Delta-isomerase, translated as MGHDIELVRLLDEGGAEIGTADKTLVHTAQTPLHLAFSCHLXDTQGRTLLTRRALSKLTWPGXWTNFCGHPSPAESFEEAVIRRAAVELNIVVSQIQPALPDFRYSATDSSGIVENEICPVFTAVYEGPEEISPNPEEVCDWAWVDVVDVEEAVAATAFAFSPWLVKQLSEGVYTGGRFIR; from the coding sequence ATGGGTCACGACATTGAGCTGGTCAGATTGCTAGATGAGGGCGGGGCCGAGATCGGCACGGCCGATAAAACGCTGGTGCATACAGCTCAAACGCCACTGCACTTGGCATTTTCGTGTCATCTTNTCGACACCCAAGGCCGCACCCTTCTGACTCGTCGCGCACTGTCCAAACTGACGTGGCCAGGGNTGTGGACCAATTTTTGTGGCCACCCTTCGCCAGCAGAGAGTTTTGAAGAAGCCGTCATACGGCGCGCAGCGGTGGAGCTGAACATTGTGGTGTCACAGATCCAGCCGGCGCTGCCTGACTTCCGCTATAGTGCCACTGATTCCTCTGGCATAGTGGAAAATGAAATCTGCCCCGTCTTCACTGCCGTCTATGAAGGTCCCGAAGAGATCTCTCCCAATCCTGAGGAAGTTTGTGACTGGGCGTGGGTGGACGTTGTCGATGTAGAAGAAGCCGTGGCCGCTACCGCTTTCGCGTTCAGCCCATGGCTGGTCAAGCAACTCTCTGAAGGTGTCTATACCGGTGGACGTTTTATACGTTGA
- a CDS encoding thermonuclease family protein yields the protein MRFTVSKLLITMGITAALVLGTTACTKESSDTATVVSITDGDTLVASMNGKDHVIRLLNIDTPETKDPSKAVECLGAEATEFLRDLLPVGAKITLEYDVERTDKYNRTLAAVFTSSDAFVSAEIARAGLGTAVVLENSKFLPPVQEAAKEAKANSQGIYNPDVACTLPAQLASATAALETVVAAKEGSTAAATGALITAAELSIATAKTLKALVQTGTSSADMLRQAAFDAPERETHVKAISTKIQDAESQLASLEHSEASQAKAEAAAVKAAAVKAEAEAAAQAAAAEAERIRNQPXVYVPPAPAPYVXTCLRTTGL from the coding sequence ATGAGATTCACCGTCAGTAAATTGCTGATCACCATGGGCATAACTGCGGCGCTGGTGCTGGGCACCACCGCGTGCACAAAGGAAAGTTCGGATACCGCAACGGTAGTGTCCATCACAGATGGTGACACTTTAGTGGCCTCCATGAACGGCAAGGATCACGTGATCCGGTTGCTGAATATTGACACCCCAGAAACCAAAGATCCTAGCAAAGCGGTGGAATGTTTAGGCGCAGAAGCTACTGAATTCTTGCGTGATCTACTTCCCGTGGGTGCAAAGATCACGTTGGAATATGACGTTGAACGAACCGATAAGTACAACCGCACCTTGGCTGCCGTCTTCACCTCCAGTGACGCTTTTGTCAGCGCCGAAATTGCTCGTGCAGGACTCGGCACCGCCGTCGTTTTGGAAAACTCCAAATTCCTGCCACCTGTGCAAGAAGCAGCGAAGGAAGCAAAGGCCAACTCACAAGGCATCTACAACCCGGATGTTGCCTGTACTTTACCGGCGCAGCTTGCGAGTGCCACAGCTGCTTTGGAGACCGTAGTAGCTGCCAAGGAAGGCTCCACTGCGGCAGCCACGGGTGCCCTCATTACGGCGGCCGAGCTCTCCATCGCAACCGCAAAGACGCTCAAGGCCTTGGTCCAGACGGGGACAAGCAGCGCAGACATGCTCCGGCAGGCTGCCTTTGATGCTCCGGAACGAGAAACACACGTCAAAGCCATCTCCACGAAGATTCAGGACGCTGAAAGTCAGCTTGCGTCCTTGGAACACAGCGAGGCGTCCCAAGCCAAGGCTGAAGCTGCCGCTGTGAAGGCTGCGGCTGTGAAGGCTGAGGCAGAAGCTGCGGCACAGGCGGCCGCTGCAGAAGCAGAACGGATACGGAACCAGCCCNCCGTGTACGTACCTCCGGCACCTGCACCTTATGTCNCCACCTGTCTACGAACCACCGGCCTATGA